From the genome of Ectobacillus sp. JY-23, one region includes:
- the coaD gene encoding pantetheine-phosphate adenylyltransferase, with product MKKIAICPGSFDPITLGHLDIIKRGAKVFDEIYVVVMNNSSKSPLFTAEERVALIEEVTKDMNNVKADVHSGLLVEYAREKRASAILRGLRAVSDFEYEMQITAMNRKLEEEIETFFIMTNNQYSFLSSSIVKEVAKYGASVVDLVPPAVEQALAAKFKTP from the coding sequence ATGAAAAAAATCGCGATTTGTCCTGGAAGTTTTGATCCCATTACCTTAGGACATCTAGATATTATTAAGCGCGGTGCCAAAGTGTTTGATGAAATATACGTTGTTGTAATGAACAACTCTTCTAAGAGTCCGCTTTTTACGGCAGAAGAGCGAGTAGCGCTTATTGAAGAGGTTACGAAGGATATGAACAATGTAAAAGCAGATGTTCATAGCGGTTTATTGGTGGAATATGCTCGTGAAAAAAGAGCGAGTGCTATTTTAAGAGGGTTACGTGCGGTTTCTGACTTTGAATATGAAATGCAAATTACCGCTATGAATCGGAAGCTTGAAGAAGAAATTGAAACATTTTTTATTATGACGAATAACCAGTATTCTTTCTTAAGTTCCAGTATTGTTAAAGAAGTAGCAAAATATGGTGCTAGTGTAGTGGATTTAGTGCCTCCTGCTGTTGAACAAGCGTTGGCAGCAAAATTTAAAACCCCGTAA
- the rsmD gene encoding 16S rRNA (guanine(966)-N(2))-methyltransferase RsmD, producing the protein MRVVSGICKGHPLKAVPGNTTRPTTDKVKESIFNIIGPYFDGGLVLDLFGGSGGLGIEALSRGMDRAVFVDRDTKAVQIIKQNLQSCRLTEKAEVYRNDAERALKALIKREVAFDLILLDPPYKNQKIVSLISVIEQHSLLTQTGIIMAEHDISVELPSEIGALSLVRSEDYGITAISIYKLKDGEHE; encoded by the coding sequence ATGAGAGTAGTTTCAGGAATATGCAAAGGTCATCCATTAAAGGCTGTTCCCGGTAATACAACGAGGCCAACAACTGACAAGGTAAAAGAATCGATATTTAATATAATTGGTCCTTATTTTGATGGAGGTCTGGTGCTGGATTTGTTTGGTGGTAGTGGTGGTTTAGGAATTGAAGCATTGAGCAGAGGGATGGATCGGGCAGTGTTTGTAGATCGCGATACAAAGGCGGTGCAAATTATCAAGCAAAATTTGCAAAGCTGCCGTTTAACGGAAAAAGCAGAAGTGTATCGAAATGATGCCGAACGAGCCTTAAAAGCTTTAATTAAACGAGAAGTAGCTTTTGATCTTATTTTGCTCGATCCACCTTATAAAAATCAGAAGATTGTTTCTCTTATTAGTGTAATTGAGCAGCATTCTCTTCTCACCCAAACAGGTATCATTATGGCTGAGCATGATATAAGCGTGGAACTTCCAAGTGAAATTGGGGCTCTTTCTTTAGTGAGAAGCGAAGACTATGGCATTACAGCTATTTCGATTTATAAGTTAAAGGATGGGGAGCATGAATGA